A portion of the Sulfurospirillum diekertiae genome contains these proteins:
- a CDS encoding TolC family protein, translated as MKKNKHGCIFWGIVCLASFAFAKEMTIGDWLEAAKQASMQKVIDLTLKDSNLKEEAALAKFYPKIALIGTVETYNSPTNAQPVPPTESAQITKENGGFPFSKTLEGYGAKVSMPVFVKSLMTQVDIAQQSAQTQRIKHHISTAQKEATIIAGDAKLIYIENLDLALKAKLASLQNTRESVLIKVHNGRLPEVELIRIDEQINQIALKQEENAIAKSQIQKLLTSILEIPIEHSVPLTLMSDDLPQNQDPLDVQLQKEDLLVAKLSAQAAKENLYPTVNANAFWQRKYGESYNNGENFNRDYSGVSLSLTIPLYDKESYVAIEQSRVKQMQASELLKQTENTINATLNALTNEYGMLQKSKVLAQKSVDNYEALLNASKVSYLNQRMTQEEYLRYEEALVSAKASLYATQMQLWENLATHAALLGKDFKRIVQ; from the coding sequence ATGAAAAAAAATAAGCATGGTTGTATTTTTTGGGGAATAGTGTGTTTAGCCTCATTTGCTTTTGCTAAGGAGATGACGATTGGTGATTGGCTCGAAGCTGCCAAACAAGCTTCGATGCAAAAAGTGATAGACCTCACACTCAAAGACAGCAACCTTAAAGAAGAGGCAGCCCTTGCCAAGTTTTATCCAAAAATTGCGTTAATAGGCACGGTCGAGACATACAATTCTCCTACCAACGCTCAGCCCGTCCCTCCAACAGAGAGTGCACAAATCACGAAAGAGAATGGCGGCTTTCCTTTTAGTAAAACACTTGAAGGCTATGGTGCCAAAGTCTCTATGCCTGTTTTTGTCAAGTCATTAATGACACAAGTGGATATAGCACAACAAAGTGCGCAAACACAAAGAATAAAGCATCATATCAGTACTGCACAAAAAGAGGCGACAATTATTGCAGGAGATGCTAAACTAATCTATATTGAAAATTTAGATTTAGCTCTCAAGGCGAAGCTCGCATCACTTCAAAATACGAGAGAATCGGTCCTTATCAAGGTTCATAATGGACGATTGCCAGAAGTGGAACTCATACGCATTGATGAGCAGATCAATCAAATTGCTCTTAAACAAGAAGAGAATGCTATTGCTAAATCACAAATTCAAAAATTACTCACTTCTATCTTAGAAATTCCTATTGAGCATTCTGTTCCTCTGACATTGATGAGCGATGATTTGCCTCAAAATCAAGATCCTTTAGATGTCCAATTACAAAAAGAAGATCTTTTGGTTGCCAAGCTTAGTGCACAAGCCGCCAAAGAGAATTTATATCCAACCGTAAATGCCAATGCTTTTTGGCAACGGAAATATGGCGAATCTTATAACAATGGGGAAAATTTTAACAGAGATTATAGTGGTGTCTCTTTGAGCCTTACAATACCGCTCTATGATAAAGAAAGCTATGTTGCGATTGAACAAAGTAGGGTTAAACAGATGCAAGCCAGTGAGCTTCTAAAACAGACCGAAAATACCATTAATGCGACGCTAAATGCGCTCACTAATGAATATGGCATGCTTCAAAAGTCCAAAGTATTGGCACAAAAAAGTGTTGATAATTATGAGGCTTTACTCAATGCTTCTAAGGTTTCGTATCTCAATCAACGCATGACACAAGAAGAGTACTTGCGTTATGAAGAGGCGCTGGTAAGTGCGAAAGCGAGTTTATACGCGACACAAATGCAACTGTGGGAAAATCTTGCAACCCACGCTGCTCTGTTAGGAAAAGATTTTAAAAGGATTGTACAATGA
- a CDS encoding efflux RND transporter periplasmic adaptor subunit encodes MKKIISIIIALVLIVGAGLLLKKKAMQNAQIPPAQNFGMVVQTMTPHKSSVVLTTPILAMVKNDNDITLSSKFAANVEKIVPVGTVVKKGDMLVELDARDLLAKKIALQTALIAAKEEERAKKIGLMHEEESHQRTLELLHVKAASIEQSDAEISKIELLKADLSGVASKQQQIKSDLEQTDILIGYAKLKSPIDGIVGQVLTTQGEMATLGKPLLALKANSGSYLWVKAPLETKANSLIYGGTKAPLVFLQNSNGLNEYRANMSLNLPSGARVEAKLVSFDGEGILLPKEAILQKDNQSFYFSAEGTKAVPKEVNIIAQGDEGFVVNDMPEAKIIVAKPDILLKLLGSTSIIIKE; translated from the coding sequence ATGAAAAAAATCATCTCCATTATCATCGCACTTGTGCTTATTGTAGGCGCAGGATTGTTGCTTAAAAAGAAAGCAATGCAAAATGCGCAAATCCCTCCCGCTCAAAATTTTGGTATGGTTGTACAAACTATGACACCTCACAAAAGCTCTGTAGTGCTTACAACGCCGATTTTAGCGATGGTAAAAAACGATAATGACATCACGCTGAGTTCAAAATTTGCCGCCAATGTTGAAAAAATTGTTCCAGTCGGAACGGTTGTTAAAAAAGGAGATATGCTCGTAGAACTTGATGCAAGAGATCTTTTGGCTAAGAAAATTGCTCTTCAAACAGCTTTAATCGCTGCGAAAGAAGAAGAGAGAGCTAAAAAAATTGGCTTAATGCATGAAGAGGAGTCTCATCAAAGAACGCTAGAGCTTTTACATGTAAAGGCAGCTTCCATTGAACAATCCGATGCTGAAATCAGTAAAATTGAACTACTCAAAGCAGATTTAAGCGGTGTTGCATCAAAACAACAACAGATTAAAAGCGATCTTGAACAAACGGATATTTTAATCGGTTATGCCAAGCTAAAATCCCCTATTGATGGCATTGTAGGTCAGGTTTTAACCACACAAGGAGAGATGGCAACGCTAGGAAAACCACTTTTGGCACTCAAAGCCAATTCGGGTTCTTACCTGTGGGTAAAAGCACCTTTGGAAACAAAGGCAAACAGTTTGATATATGGTGGCACAAAAGCACCTTTGGTTTTTTTACAAAATAGCAATGGGCTCAATGAATATAGAGCCAATATGTCACTTAATTTACCGAGCGGTGCGCGTGTTGAGGCTAAGTTAGTTTCTTTTGATGGGGAAGGTATTTTGTTGCCCAAAGAAGCGATATTACAAAAAGATAATCAATCATTTTATTTTAGTGCAGAGGGCACGAAAGCGGTTCCTAAAGAAGTGAATATCATTGCTCAAGGGGATGAGGGCTTTGTTGTCAATGATATGCCTGAGGCGAAAATTATTGTAGCCAAGCCTGATATTTTATTGAAGTTGCTTGGATCAACTTCTATTATCATTAAAGAGTAA